The Helianthus annuus cultivar XRQ/B chromosome 16, HanXRQr2.0-SUNRISE, whole genome shotgun sequence genome includes a window with the following:
- the LOC110919710 gene encoding ATP-dependent DNA helicase pif1-like: MKAIEKGDGGVFFVYGYGGTGKTFLWKTFAAALRSKGEVVLNVASSGIASLLLDGGRTAHSRFVIPININEDSICSIEPNTELGDLIKRATLIIWDGAPMTHKHCFEALDRTMRDISRSSQPNMECKPFGGKVILFGGDFRQILPVIPKGTRTMIVNASLNSSYIWRYCQVLKLTGNMRLRVGCQETDLKEIKEFAEWILKLGDGLLGEENDVSVGFTYFQQRAILAPTNEVVDSINKELLENLHGEEKIYFSSDNLYQSEEESELNMALFLPDVLNNLRLSGLPNHKLVLKLGAPVMLLRNIDQANGLCNGTRLQVTKLGKVVIEAKIITGTNVGHHTLISRLKMTPSDKRIPVKIS, from the exons ATGAAAGCGATTGAAAAAGGTGATGGAGGTGTCTTTTTTGTATATGGTTATGGTGGAACTGGAAAGACGTTTCTTTGGAAGACATTCGCAGCTGCATTACGATCGAAAGGTGAAGTTGTATTGAATGTTGCATCCAGTGGAATTGCTTCACTTTTGCTGGATGGTGGTAGAACTGCTCATTCAAGGTTTGTAATTCCAATCAACATTAATGAGGATTCAATATGTTCGATAGAGCCTAATACTGAATTAGGTGATTTAATTAAAAGAGCAACTTTGATTATTTGGGATGGAGCACCTATGACTCACAAGCATTGTTTCGAGGCTCTCGATAGAACAATGAGAGACATATCACGTTCCAGTCAACCGAACATGGAATGCAAGCCTTTTGGAGGAAAGGTCATTCTATTTGGTGGTGATTTTAGACAAATTCTTCCGGTCATCCCTAAAGGTACCAGAACAATGATAGTCAATGCTTCTTTGAATTCTTCTTATATATGGCGATACTGTCAAGTACTAAAGCTAACTGGGAATATGAGATTAAGAGTTGGATGTCAGGAAACAGATTTAAAAGAAATAAAGGAATTTGCAGAATGGATTTTAAAGCTTGGTGATGGTCTGCTTGGTGAAGAAAATGATG TTTCTGTGGGATTTACGTATTTCCAACAAAGAGCGATTCTTGCTCCAACTAATGAAGTAGTGGATTCAATAAATAAAGAGTTGTTAGAGAATTTGCATGGTGAAGAGAAGATTTATTTTAGTTCAGATAATTTATATCAATCTGAGGAAGAATCAGAGCTTAACATGGCATTGTTTCTACCTGATGTGTTAAACAATCTTCGTTTGTCTGGTTTGCCTAACCATAAATTAGTATTGAAACTTGGTGCTCCAGTGATGTTACTTAGAAACATTGATCAGGCAAATGGATTGTGTAACGGTACACGTTTACAAGTCACGAAACTCGGAAAAGTTGTGATTGAAGCAAAAATTATCACAGGGACTAATGTAGGTCACCATACTTTGATTTCAAGACTGAAGATGACACCTTCTGATAAAAGAATACCAGTGAAGATTTCTTGA